Proteins from a single region of Lentimicrobium saccharophilum:
- the nrfA gene encoding ammonia-forming cytochrome c nitrite reductase, translated as METNTTPKRKPWVNWLLFIATVIVVFLLGLLANSVIERRSESKLYFQMVTEIPEWEPRNEVWGENFPREFETYKSTLDTSFQSPHGGSAMIDYLEKYPELVVMWAGYAFSRDYNQGRGHYYAVQDIRQTLRTDVPQPGTCWTCKSTDVPRVMNEIGVENFYAAKWSDLGHEIVNNIGCQDCHDPKTMNLRITRPALAEAFQRMGKDVNEATHQEMRSLVCAQCHVEYYFKGDGKYLTFPWDKGFSADEMETYYDEVQHVDWVHKLSRTPMLKAQHPDYELYMTGIHADRGVACADCHMPYKRDGGMKFTDHKIQSPLANISGSCQVCHRESEAKLLANVLDRQHKVEELRRITEKNLARVHIEAKIAWDNGATEEEMKPVLQFIRHAQWRWDWVAAANAVGFHSPAEALRVLGTSIQKVNEARILLTEIFVKKGIKTPVEIPDISTKEKAQEYIGLNIAEMQQTKRELLTNVVPQWVAKAAEREAKMNN; from the coding sequence ATGGAAACAAACACTACACCTAAACGCAAACCCTGGGTAAACTGGTTATTGTTTATCGCAACCGTAATCGTTGTCTTTCTGCTGGGTTTACTGGCCAATTCGGTTATTGAGCGCCGCAGCGAATCAAAACTCTACTTCCAGATGGTCACTGAAATCCCGGAATGGGAACCCCGCAACGAAGTATGGGGAGAGAATTTCCCCAGGGAATTTGAAACCTACAAAAGCACCCTTGACACTTCTTTTCAGAGTCCACACGGCGGATCCGCCATGATCGACTACCTGGAAAAATACCCCGAACTGGTCGTGATGTGGGCAGGGTATGCATTCTCACGTGATTACAACCAGGGCCGCGGCCATTATTATGCGGTACAGGATATCCGCCAAACATTGAGGACTGATGTGCCTCAGCCGGGCACCTGCTGGACCTGTAAAAGCACCGATGTACCAAGGGTCATGAACGAAATCGGTGTTGAGAACTTTTATGCAGCCAAATGGTCTGACCTTGGACATGAAATTGTGAACAACATCGGCTGCCAGGATTGCCACGATCCGAAAACCATGAATCTGCGCATTACCCGCCCTGCGCTGGCCGAGGCGTTTCAACGCATGGGCAAAGATGTGAATGAGGCTACCCATCAGGAAATGCGCTCCCTCGTATGCGCCCAGTGCCATGTTGAATATTATTTCAAAGGCGACGGAAAATACCTCACCTTCCCGTGGGACAAGGGATTCAGTGCAGACGAGATGGAAACCTATTACGACGAAGTACAACATGTTGACTGGGTACATAAACTGAGCAGAACTCCCATGCTGAAAGCCCAGCATCCTGATTATGAGCTTTACATGACAGGGATTCATGCCGACCGTGGCGTAGCCTGCGCCGACTGCCATATGCCGTATAAACGCGATGGCGGAATGAAGTTTACCGATCATAAAATTCAAAGCCCGCTGGCCAACATTTCCGGCTCCTGCCAGGTATGTCACCGTGAGAGCGAAGCCAAACTGCTGGCCAATGTGCTTGATCGCCAGCACAAGGTAGAAGAGCTGCGCAGAATTACTGAGAAAAACCTGGCCAGGGTGCATATTGAAGCGAAAATAGCCTGGGACAACGGCGCAACGGAAGAAGAGATGAAACCGGTACTGCAGTTTATCCGTCATGCCCAGTGGCGCTGGGATTGGGTGGCTGCTGCCAACGCGGTTGGGTTCCACTCCCCTGCCGAAGCGCTCAGGGTACTGGGGACCTCCATTCAGAAGGTCAACGAAGCACGCATTCTGCTCACCGAAATCTTTGTAAAAAAAGGAATCAAAACCCCTGTGGAAATTCCTGATATTTCAACCAAGGAAAAAGCCCAGGAATACATCGGTCTGAATATTGCCGAAATGCAGCAAACCAAAAGAGAACTGCTTACCAATGTTGTTCCCCAATGGGTAGCCAAAGCAGCTGAAAGGGAAGCAAAAATGAATAATTAG
- a CDS encoding lipoate--protein ligase produces MLCIIHHETDPYFNLAAEEYVLKNFERDSFMLWRNEPAIIVGKHQNTLAEINQDYVKENMIKVVRRLSGGGAVFHDLGNLNFTFIASGENHQLVDFRKFTQPILEVLQKLKIEARFEGRNDLTIDGRKFSGNAEHVHKNRVLHHGTLLFSSQMADLSSALKVDPDKFQDKAVKSVRSRVTNISEHLKTPLSVLEFRDLVLKHVMESTPGAELYSFTQDDIAAISRLRDEKYITWEWNFGYSPKYNFRKTVKTNGGKLEVTLEVVNGTIEKARFFGDYFNKLDPVDIEQALTGTLHNETAIRERLKDFEIPDYFLKINSEELITSLF; encoded by the coding sequence ATGCTTTGCATTATCCATCACGAAACCGATCCTTACTTTAACCTGGCCGCTGAAGAATACGTGCTTAAAAACTTCGAACGCGACAGCTTTATGCTCTGGCGTAACGAGCCTGCCATCATCGTCGGCAAGCATCAGAACACCCTGGCTGAAATTAATCAGGATTATGTCAAAGAAAACATGATTAAGGTCGTCAGAAGATTATCGGGAGGCGGAGCGGTATTTCACGATCTGGGAAATCTGAACTTCACCTTTATCGCTTCGGGCGAGAACCACCAGCTGGTTGACTTCCGGAAATTCACTCAACCCATTCTGGAAGTACTTCAAAAACTAAAGATCGAAGCCAGATTTGAAGGACGGAACGATCTTACAATCGATGGACGTAAATTCTCGGGCAATGCAGAGCATGTACACAAAAACAGGGTATTACACCATGGAACCCTGCTTTTCTCATCTCAGATGGCAGACCTCTCCAGTGCACTGAAAGTTGATCCGGATAAATTTCAGGACAAAGCGGTGAAATCGGTCAGAAGCCGGGTAACCAACATCAGCGAGCACCTGAAAACCCCGCTCTCCGTACTTGAATTCAGGGACCTGGTTCTGAAGCATGTAATGGAAAGCACCCCCGGCGCTGAGCTATACAGTTTTACACAGGATGATATCGCCGCCATCAGCAGGCTCAGGGATGAGAAATACATTACCTGGGAATGGAATTTCGGTTATTCGCCGAAATACAACTTCCGGAAAACGGTAAAAACCAACGGCGGTAAACTCGAAGTCACGCTGGAAGTGGTGAACGGAACCATTGAAAAAGCCAGATTCTTCGGGGATTACTTTAATAAACTTGACCCGGTAGATATTGAGCAGGCCCTCACCGGAACCCTGCATAACGAAACGGCCATCAGGGAGCGGCTGAAAGATTTTGAAATCCCGGATTACTTCCTGAAAATAAACAGCGAAGAACTGATTACCTCTCTTTTCTGA
- a CDS encoding DUF1338 domain-containing protein has product MEAQQVFDRLWADYISQNPAAKRVYDLFTAEGETVYNDHIAFRTFNDPRINIEVLSQEFLKVGYEYKGSYNFEQKKLNAKHFEHKTFKDAPRVFISELRTEEFSPFLQETVKGIIDAIPSGMTGKSELIYAGNLWGTPSFEVYEALRKESEYAAWVYVYGFRANHFTVSINGLKKYDTIRKVNQFLKDNGFIINASGGEVKGTPGELLEQSSIMAGILPVKFKEGTFEIPSCYYEFAMRYPDSDGKLYSGFIAKSADKIFESTDFYKK; this is encoded by the coding sequence ATGGAAGCACAACAGGTATTTGACAGGCTCTGGGCCGACTATATTTCGCAGAATCCCGCAGCCAAAAGAGTGTATGACCTCTTTACCGCCGAAGGCGAAACCGTTTACAACGATCACATCGCCTTCCGCACTTTCAACGATCCCCGCATCAACATCGAGGTCCTTTCACAGGAGTTTCTGAAAGTGGGTTATGAATACAAAGGCTCCTATAATTTCGAGCAGAAGAAATTAAATGCCAAACACTTTGAACACAAAACCTTTAAGGATGCCCCCCGCGTTTTTATCAGCGAGTTGCGAACCGAAGAGTTTTCTCCGTTTCTTCAGGAGACGGTAAAAGGAATTATTGACGCCATCCCTTCAGGGATGACCGGAAAAAGTGAGTTGATTTATGCCGGAAACCTCTGGGGAACCCCTTCCTTCGAAGTTTACGAAGCCCTGCGCAAGGAATCGGAATACGCTGCCTGGGTTTATGTATATGGGTTCAGGGCCAACCATTTTACTGTTAGTATCAATGGACTGAAAAAGTATGATACCATCCGCAAGGTAAACCAGTTCCTGAAAGACAATGGATTTATCATCAACGCTTCGGGCGGCGAGGTAAAAGGCACCCCCGGAGAGTTGCTGGAACAGTCAAGCATTATGGCAGGTATCCTTCCGGTGAAGTTTAAGGAAGGGACCTTTGAAATCCCCTCCTGTTATTATGAATTTGCTATGAGATACCCGGATTCTGATGGCAAACTTTATTCTGGTTTTATTGCTAAATCGGCGGATAAAATCTTTGAAAGCACTGACTTCTATAAGAAGTAA
- a CDS encoding FAD-binding and (Fe-S)-binding domain-containing protein has product MIPVNKWNELRSRLKGDLFTGDSMRLLYATDASAYRELPAGVCRPKDEDDLRLLIDFAAKMKIPLIPRTAGTSLAGQVVGSGLVVDVSRYMTEVIELNAEERWVRVQPGVVLDELNKMVEPYGLFFGPETSTSNRCMIGGMVGNNSCGSHSLVYGSTRDHTLEIKALLSDGSEATFGPLSPEAFNQKCSLGNLEGKIYRSVRDMLADPVNQQEIRSQYPDPQIERRNTGYALDLLLDSEPFTPDAPPFNFCRLLAGSEGTLAFSTEIKLNLVPLPPKEKALICIHCEKLEDAFKGNLIALRHNPVAVELIDNYILERTKDNIEQRKNRFFIKGEPAAILVVELALESREAIDILAAALEADMRKEGYGYHFPVVYGNDINKVWALRKAGLGLLSNVPGDAKPVAVIEDTAVNPAVLPDYMADFRLMLEKLGLDCVFYAHIATGELHLRPVLNLKDPRDVEMFHTVALETAKLVKKYRGSLSGEHGDGRLRGEFIPLMLGEHNYRLLKTIKQTWDPNDIFNPGKITDTPRMNTSLRYESGQVTREIDTILDFSANQGILRAVEQCNGSGDCRKSEIFAGTMCPSYQATRDENATTRARANILREFLTRSNKENPFDHREIYEIMDLCLSCKGCKSECPSNVDIAKYKAEFLQHYYDANGIPLRTRMIAYITSFNKLGSLVPGVYNFFLKNPALSGMLKKALGFAPQRSIPLLYKTTLRAWQRKNRNNPADGRLVYLFADEFTNYNDVEVGISAIRALNRLGYRVEIPEHAESGRTFLSKGLLRKARKLAEKNIALLSPVISAETPLIGIEPSAILTFRDEYPDLTTGVTKEKAKALGANCLLFEDFIMQEFNAGRISKTAFTTSAEKIRLHGHCHQKSLAGTASTKLMLTLPENYRVEEIKSGCCGMAGSFGYEAEHYEVSMKVGELVLFPEVRKTDAKTIIAAPGTSCRHQISDGTGRKALHPVEIFYESIL; this is encoded by the coding sequence ATGATCCCGGTTAACAAATGGAATGAACTAAGGTCCAGGCTTAAAGGCGATTTATTTACAGGCGACAGCATGCGGCTTCTCTATGCTACCGATGCTTCGGCCTACCGCGAACTGCCTGCCGGGGTTTGCAGGCCAAAAGACGAGGACGACCTCAGGTTGCTGATTGACTTCGCCGCGAAGATGAAGATACCCCTTATCCCCAGAACTGCGGGTACATCACTTGCCGGGCAGGTGGTGGGCAGCGGACTGGTGGTGGATGTTTCCAGGTACATGACAGAGGTCATCGAGCTGAATGCGGAAGAGCGTTGGGTCAGGGTTCAGCCCGGTGTGGTGCTTGACGAACTGAATAAGATGGTTGAACCTTACGGACTTTTTTTCGGCCCTGAAACCTCCACCTCAAACCGCTGTATGATCGGTGGCATGGTCGGCAACAACTCCTGTGGCTCCCACTCCCTGGTTTATGGCAGCACCCGCGATCACACCCTCGAAATCAAAGCCCTGCTCAGCGACGGTTCAGAAGCAACCTTCGGCCCTTTAAGCCCGGAAGCGTTTAACCAAAAGTGCTCGCTCGGCAATCTGGAAGGAAAAATCTACCGTTCTGTGCGCGACATGCTTGCGGATCCGGTAAATCAGCAGGAAATCCGTTCGCAGTATCCTGATCCTCAGATTGAAAGAAGAAACACAGGCTATGCGCTCGATCTGCTGCTTGATTCCGAACCTTTCACTCCGGACGCGCCACCCTTTAACTTTTGCCGGTTGCTGGCCGGTTCGGAAGGCACCCTGGCATTCAGCACCGAAATCAAACTTAACCTGGTTCCGCTGCCGCCCAAAGAAAAAGCCCTGATCTGCATTCATTGCGAAAAGCTGGAAGACGCCTTCAAGGGCAACCTGATCGCCCTCCGGCACAATCCGGTTGCCGTGGAACTGATCGACAACTACATTCTGGAGCGCACCAAAGACAACATTGAACAGCGTAAAAACCGGTTTTTCATCAAGGGTGAGCCGGCCGCCATCCTGGTGGTGGAACTGGCGCTTGAATCCCGTGAAGCCATTGACATCCTGGCAGCAGCGCTTGAAGCCGATATGCGTAAGGAGGGTTATGGATATCATTTCCCGGTGGTTTACGGCAATGATATAAATAAAGTGTGGGCCCTGCGGAAAGCCGGGCTGGGACTGCTCTCCAACGTCCCAGGTGATGCAAAACCGGTGGCCGTCATCGAAGATACCGCGGTAAATCCGGCCGTGCTGCCCGATTACATGGCCGACTTCAGGCTTATGCTTGAAAAACTGGGACTTGATTGCGTGTTTTACGCCCATATTGCCACCGGAGAGCTGCACCTCCGTCCGGTGCTGAACCTCAAGGACCCTCGAGATGTGGAAATGTTTCATACCGTTGCCCTTGAAACGGCTAAACTGGTAAAAAAATACCGGGGTTCACTCAGTGGCGAACATGGCGACGGCCGTCTGCGCGGAGAGTTTATCCCGCTGATGCTGGGGGAACACAATTACCGGTTGCTGAAAACCATCAAGCAAACCTGGGATCCGAACGATATTTTTAATCCGGGAAAGATTACCGACACCCCGCGGATGAATACCAGCCTTCGCTATGAATCAGGGCAGGTCACCAGGGAAATTGACACCATTCTTGACTTTTCAGCCAATCAGGGCATACTGCGTGCGGTTGAACAATGCAACGGATCGGGAGACTGCCGGAAATCGGAGATATTTGCAGGCACCATGTGCCCCAGTTATCAGGCCACCCGCGACGAAAACGCCACCACCCGTGCCAGGGCCAATATCCTCAGGGAATTTCTGACGCGCAGCAACAAAGAAAATCCCTTTGACCACCGGGAGATCTATGAAATTATGGATTTGTGCCTGTCGTGCAAAGGATGTAAATCGGAATGTCCGTCGAATGTGGATATAGCCAAATACAAAGCGGAATTTCTTCAGCATTATTACGATGCCAACGGTATTCCGCTGCGTACCCGCATGATCGCTTACATTACTTCTTTTAACAAACTGGGAAGCCTGGTTCCGGGTGTTTATAATTTCTTCCTGAAGAATCCGGCTTTATCGGGAATGCTTAAAAAAGCACTTGGTTTTGCTCCCCAAAGGTCTATCCCATTGCTTTACAAGACTACGCTCAGGGCCTGGCAGCGGAAGAACAGGAATAATCCGGCCGATGGACGGCTGGTTTATCTTTTTGCGGATGAATTTACGAACTATAACGATGTTGAGGTCGGCATCAGCGCCATCCGCGCCTTAAACAGACTGGGTTACAGGGTTGAAATTCCGGAACACGCCGAAAGCGGACGCACATTTCTGAGCAAAGGCCTTTTGCGCAAAGCCAGGAAACTGGCAGAGAAAAATATTGCATTGCTTTCACCGGTCATCTCCGCTGAAACCCCGCTGATCGGAATAGAGCCCTCCGCTATTCTGACATTCAGGGATGAATATCCTGACCTGACAACCGGAGTGACAAAGGAAAAAGCTAAAGCCCTTGGAGCAAACTGCCTGCTGTTTGAGGACTTCATCATGCAGGAATTCAACGCCGGCCGAATCAGCAAAACGGCATTTACAACCTCTGCAGAGAAAATCAGGCTGCACGGACACTGTCACCAGAAATCCCTGGCCGGCACAGCATCCACCAAACTGATGCTTACGCTGCCCGAAAATTACCGGGTTGAAGAAATCAAATCGGGATGCTGCGGCATGGCCGGCTCTTTTGGATATGAGGCTGAGCATTATGAAGTTTCGATGAAAGTCGGAGAGCTGGTATTGTTTCCCGAGGTGCGCAAAACAGACGCGAAGACCATCATTGCTGCCCCCGGCACAAGCTGCCGCCACCAGATCAGCGATGGTACCGGCCGTAAAGCACTGCACCCGGTTGAGATATTCTATGAAAGTATTCTTTAG
- a CDS encoding DUF2490 domain-containing protein has protein sequence MNTKALLFIILVVLIQVKSAVFAQATYRFGIMPSLNLNSALKNNWSLNAKAESRQLFRSGAVNGDAVNEYRYVLTDLSMIAAKKVGLNSRIAGGYLMRIEDGEISHRLIQHFIIVQKFAAFRLAHRFMSDQTFSESEKPEIRIRYRISSELPLNGESVDRGEFYVKVNNEYVNSFQAKDYDLEIRLVPLLGYDITDNFKIETGPDYRLNSFVSNSPRHSYWMTLNIFIEI, from the coding sequence TTGAATACTAAAGCCTTGTTATTTATCATTTTAGTTGTGCTTATACAGGTCAAGAGTGCTGTATTTGCACAGGCTACCTATCGGTTTGGTATCATGCCATCACTGAATTTAAACAGTGCGCTGAAAAACAACTGGTCACTCAATGCGAAAGCAGAATCGCGGCAGCTTTTTAGGAGCGGTGCAGTGAACGGAGATGCAGTAAACGAATACAGGTATGTGCTTACCGACTTATCCATGATAGCAGCTAAAAAGGTCGGGTTGAATTCAAGAATTGCAGGCGGATACCTGATGAGGATTGAAGATGGTGAGATATCTCACCGCTTAATACAACATTTTATTATTGTCCAAAAGTTTGCGGCATTTCGTCTGGCGCACCGGTTTATGAGTGATCAGACTTTTTCGGAAAGTGAAAAACCTGAAATCAGGATCCGGTACCGGATTTCGTCGGAGTTGCCTTTAAACGGCGAATCGGTTGACCGCGGAGAATTTTATGTAAAAGTAAATAATGAATATGTAAATAGTTTTCAGGCAAAGGACTACGACCTTGAAATAAGATTGGTGCCGTTGCTGGGTTATGATATAACCGACAACTTTAAAATAGAAACAGGTCCTGATTACAGGCTTAATTCATTTGTAAGCAATAGTCCGCGACACAGTTATTGGATGACCTTGAATATCTTTATTGAAATCTAG
- a CDS encoding T9SS type A sorting domain-containing protein produces the protein MYIAGVISQPNVRLSSLLLNENFSVGISETQAGISRIYPNPGSASVYLDLDLNKPGVVKAEIYTLSGRYTGAGIEQTNGSGSSNLVLNHQLPQGTYILRIYTPDGLANRKIVVL, from the coding sequence ATGTACATTGCAGGGGTGATATCACAACCGAATGTCAGGCTGTCATCACTGCTGCTTAATGAAAATTTTTCAGTTGGCATCAGCGAAACTCAGGCCGGCATTTCAAGGATTTATCCGAATCCCGGTTCAGCATCGGTTTACCTGGATTTAGACCTGAATAAACCAGGAGTTGTTAAAGCTGAAATTTACACCCTCTCAGGCCGGTATACCGGTGCCGGAATTGAACAAACCAACGGTAGCGGCAGCAGCAACCTGGTGCTGAACCATCAACTTCCGCAAGGTACATATATCCTGAGGATTTATACCCCCGACGGACTTGCAAACCGGAAAATTGTCGTGCTTTAG